One Phoenix dactylifera cultivar Barhee BC4 unplaced genomic scaffold, palm_55x_up_171113_PBpolish2nd_filt_p 002585F, whole genome shotgun sequence DNA segment encodes these proteins:
- the LOC120103787 gene encoding heavy metal-associated isoprenylated plant protein 32-like translates to MTKDDNFKLLKIQTFILKVNIHCDGCKQEVKKILQRIEGVYTVSIDAEHQKVTVSGNVDSKTLLKKLARSGKHAELWTQKPNNQSHKPNQQHQAAAHSLKDGTKNNRGNPNQAFFQGLKAFKNQHDKLDSFSSDDDDCEDDDADADDDDDEDDVDELRILGEKMNQLNLLRQANNAATAAAAANAKKNGIAGGNGNNGAGKKGGGNPNQNAGRKGPNGPPDQKVLNAALPNNKMGNAAHLGGGSLNAGEGRRVSDINGLMGAMGGLQGLGGNNGLGFHQAQQQQQQLGTTFPTGFPANGGGVGGLGGAHQTPMMGNLQTYQNHPSAMVMNPRGGLNNSSMLMNESRYMQPQMMHNRAPQIPPYTGYYYPYHPSPYLYHQPETGDYGAHLFSDENTSSCAVM, encoded by the exons ATGACTAAAGATGATAACTTTAAGCTCCTCAAGATACAG ACGTTCATCCTCAAAGTGAACATACACTGCGATGGATGTAAGCAGGAGGTGAAGAAGATTCTTCAAAGGATCGAAG GAGTCTATACTGTGAGCATAGATGCAGAGCATCAGAAGGTGACGGTCTCAGGAAATGTGGACTCCAAGACCCTGCTCAAGAAGCTGGCCAGATCAGGCAAGCATGCAGAGCTCTGGACTCAGAAGCCCAACAACCAGAGCCACAAGCCCAACCAGCAGCACCAAGCAGCTGCCCATTCCCTTAAAGATGGCACCAAGAACAACAGAGGCAACCCCAACCAGGCCTTCTTTCAAGGCCTCAAAGCCTTCAAGAACCAGCACGACAAGCTTGATTCCTTCAGCTCCGACGACGACGACTGCGAAGACGACGACGCCGAcgccgacgacgacgacgacgaggaTGACGTTGACGAGCTTCGGATCCTTGGTGAGAAGATGAATCAGCTCAATCTACTGAGGCAGGCAAATAATGCggcaacagcagcagcagcagctaaTGCCAAGAAAAATGGCATTGCTGGTGGGAATGGCAACAATGGAGCAGGAAAGAAAGGTGGTGGAAACCCCAACCAGAATGCAGGGCGCAAGGGCCCAAATGGGCCACCAGACCAGAAGGTCTTAAACGCCGCACTCCCCAACAACAAGATGGGCAATGCTGCCCACTTGGGTGGCGGCAGTCTTAATGCAGGGGAAGGCAGGAGGGTGAGCGACATCAATGGCCTGATGGGCGCCATGGGAGGGCTCCAAGGTCTTGGTGGGAACAATGGCTTGGGGTTCCACCAAgcccagcagcagcagcagcagctagGGACCACCTTCCCCACAGGCTTCCCAGCGAATGGTGGTGGTGTTGGGGGGCTTGGTGGGGCTCATCAGACACCCATGATGGGGAACCTGCAAACCTATCAGAATCATCCATCCGCCATGGTGATGAACCCCAGAGGAGGACTCAACAACAGCAGCATGCTGATGAACGAAAGCAGGTACATGCAACCCCAGATGATGCACAACAGGGCTCCTCAAATCCCTCCATACACTGGCTATTACTATCCCTACCATCCAAGTCCCTATCTCTACCACCAGCCAGAGACTGGAGACTACGGTGCCCATCTTTTCAGTGATGAGAACACCAGTAGTTGTGCTGTCATGTAA